A single genomic interval of Ramlibacter pinisoli harbors:
- a CDS encoding DUF4142 domain-containing protein, protein MQRPQLSAIAMAMLLSAGGALAQASGATQPAGAGGTGTSATGGRSAPAAQPGEGTRQTESRKDDKVSADDRKFIQRAAGSGMYEVQVAQLATTRAKDPDVKAFADMLVDQHTKANDELTMLANAKGVELPAAPPHAMRRDVEQMGKKKADEFDKDFIRTVGIQDHEKDIKDFEKASKDVKDPELKAWVTRTLPTLKEHLAQARKLQDGGKGTDAQKMGAGASKPGAATGANKDAADHGGASTQTGGGSGANKTGS, encoded by the coding sequence ATGCAACGACCCCAGCTTTCCGCCATCGCGATGGCCATGCTGTTGTCGGCCGGTGGCGCCCTGGCGCAGGCGAGCGGCGCGACCCAGCCGGCGGGCGCCGGCGGCACCGGCACGTCCGCCACCGGCGGCCGTTCGGCGCCGGCCGCGCAACCCGGCGAGGGCACGCGCCAGACGGAGTCCAGGAAGGATGACAAGGTGTCGGCGGACGACCGCAAGTTCATCCAGAGGGCTGCCGGCAGCGGCATGTACGAGGTGCAGGTGGCCCAGCTGGCCACGACGCGCGCGAAGGACCCCGACGTCAAGGCCTTTGCCGACATGCTGGTGGACCAGCACACCAAGGCCAACGACGAGCTCACCATGCTGGCCAACGCCAAGGGCGTCGAGCTGCCGGCCGCACCGCCGCACGCCATGCGGCGCGACGTCGAGCAGATGGGCAAGAAGAAGGCCGACGAGTTCGACAAGGACTTCATCCGGACGGTGGGCATCCAGGACCACGAGAAGGACATCAAGGACTTCGAGAAGGCCAGCAAGGACGTGAAGGACCCGGAGCTCAAGGCCTGGGTCACCAGGACCCTGCCGACCCTCAAGGAGCACCTCGCGCAGGCGCGCAAGCTGCAGGACGGCGGCAAGGGCACGGACGCGCAGAAGATGGGCGCCGGCGCCAGCAAGCCGGGCGCGGCAACCGGCGCGAACAAGGATGCGGCCGACCATGGCGGCGCCAGCACCCAGACCGGTGGCGGGAGTGGCGCCAACAAGACAGGCAGCTAG
- a CDS encoding peroxidase-related enzyme (This protein belongs to a clade of uncharacterized proteins related to peroxidases such as the alkylhydroperoxidase AhpD.), translating into MNRYPAPTLEQVPEDIRARILEVQDKAGFVPNVFLALARRPAEWRAFFAYHDALMLKEEGSLTKGDREMIVTATSAANSCLYCVVAHGALLRIYEKKPLVADQVAVNHRKADITPRQRAMLDFAMKVCLRSNEIEEADFPPLHAHGFSDEDIWDIAAITAFFGLSNRMASFSDMQPNPEFYLMGRVPKAK; encoded by the coding sequence GTGAACCGCTACCCCGCCCCCACCCTCGAGCAGGTGCCCGAGGACATCCGCGCCCGCATCCTCGAGGTGCAGGACAAGGCCGGCTTCGTGCCCAACGTGTTCCTCGCACTGGCCCGCCGGCCGGCCGAATGGCGCGCGTTCTTCGCCTACCACGATGCGCTGATGCTCAAGGAGGAAGGCTCGCTCACCAAGGGCGACCGGGAGATGATCGTCACCGCCACCAGCGCGGCCAACAGCTGCCTGTACTGCGTGGTGGCGCACGGCGCCCTGCTGCGCATCTACGAGAAGAAGCCCCTGGTGGCCGACCAGGTGGCCGTCAACCATCGCAAGGCCGACATCACGCCGCGCCAGCGCGCCATGCTCGACTTCGCGATGAAGGTGTGCCTGCGCTCGAACGAGATCGAGGAGGCCGACTTCCCGCCGCTGCATGCGCACGGCTTCTCCGACGAGGACATCTGGGACATCGCCGCCATCACGGCCTTCTTCGGCCTGTCGAACCGGATGGCCAGCTTCTCCGACATGCAGCCGAACCCGGAGTTCTACCTGATGGGGCGGGTGCCGAAGGCGAAGTAG
- a CDS encoding N-formylglutamate amidohydrolase, translating to MADDSRAGTDAAPLRALPGSTPLVFDSPHSGTWYPPDFDHACDRALLRRAEDTHVEKLYAFAPDLGIAWIEALFPRSYLDANRSEREIDSEMLDGAWPGALETDPVILSKVRLGKGLIWRNLDDGEAVYARRLRPQEVQERIESYWRPYHAAVAQAIEAAHARHGYSIHLNCHSMPAIAATFATDYPGLAHADFVVGDRDGTTADPRLTARLADFLRGRGYDVEVNFPYKGVELVRRYGDPARQRHSIQLEVNRKLYMDEDTLELHAGSERLQADLRAMAEMLLGLDPRGL from the coding sequence ATGGCTGATGACTCCCGTGCCGGCACTGACGCGGCGCCCCTGCGCGCGCTCCCCGGCAGCACCCCCCTAGTGTTCGACTCGCCGCACAGCGGCACCTGGTATCCCCCCGATTTCGACCATGCGTGCGACCGGGCGCTGCTGCGGCGCGCCGAGGACACGCACGTCGAGAAGCTGTACGCGTTCGCGCCCGACCTGGGCATCGCCTGGATCGAGGCGCTGTTCCCGCGCAGCTACCTCGACGCCAACCGCAGCGAGCGCGAGATCGACAGCGAGATGCTGGACGGCGCCTGGCCGGGGGCGCTGGAGACCGACCCCGTCATCCTGTCCAAGGTGCGGCTGGGCAAGGGCCTGATCTGGCGCAACCTGGACGACGGCGAGGCGGTCTATGCGCGCCGGCTGCGGCCGCAGGAAGTGCAGGAGCGGATCGAGAGCTACTGGCGCCCCTACCATGCCGCGGTGGCGCAGGCGATCGAGGCGGCGCATGCGCGCCATGGCTACAGCATCCACCTCAACTGCCATTCGATGCCGGCGATCGCGGCCACCTTCGCGACCGACTACCCCGGGCTGGCCCACGCCGACTTCGTGGTCGGCGACCGCGACGGCACCACCGCCGACCCGCGCCTGACGGCCCGGCTCGCCGACTTCCTGCGCGGGCGCGGTTACGACGTCGAGGTCAACTTCCCCTACAAGGGCGTGGAACTGGTGCGCCGCTACGGCGACCCGGCCCGCCAGCGCCACAGCATCCAGCTGGAAGTCAACCGCAAGCTCTACATGGACGAGGACACGCTCGAACTGCACGCCGGCAGCGAGCGCCTGCAGGCCGACCTGCGCGCGATGGCCGAGATGCTGCTGGGGCTCGATCCGCGGGGACTCTGA
- a CDS encoding hydantoinase B/oxoprolinase family protein, whose protein sequence is MSDQSTSTPSARWQFWIDRGGTFTDVVGRRPDGTLVTHKLLSENPEQYRDAAVAGIRHLLELQPGEPIRPDQVECVKMGTTVATNALLERKGEPTVLVTTRGFRDALRIAYQNRPRLFDRHIVLPELLYARVIEARERVAAQGELIEALDEAHLREQLAAAHAAGLRSCAVVFLHGYRYTAHEAAAARIARDAGFTQVSTSHGTSPMMKFVSRGDTTVVDAYLSPILRRYVEQVAAEMPGVRLFFMQSSGGLTDAHAFQGKDAILSGPAGGIVGMARTAALGGHARVIGFDMGGTSTDVSHFAGEFEREFETQVAGVRMRAPMMSIHTVAAGGGSILEFDGARFRVGPQSAGANPGPACYRRGGPLAVTDANVMVGKIQPRHFPQVFGPGADEPLSARAAEEKFGALAQRTGRSPEEVAEGFIAIAVQQMANAIKKISVARGYDVTRYTLQCFGGAGGQHACLVADALGMTRVFVHPLAGVLSAYGMGLADQNVIREQAVELPLEAAALAEVGRRLDALAAAASADLERQQVSAGALRVARRVHVRYQGSDSALVVPFGDLASIQAGFEAAYRQRFSFLMQGKALVVEAVSVEAVVAGDAPAEQRQPVHPPREVPRRETVRMYSGGQWHQAALVVREDLRPGDTIAGPAIIAEKNATTVVEPGWQAALTDLDHLVLDRRVPRALTYAAGTQVDPVLLEVFNNLFMNIAEQMGLQLQNTAYSVNIKERLDFSCALFDAEGNLIANAPHMPVHLGSMGESIKTVIRENRATMAPGDVYVLNDPYHGGTHLPDVTVITPVYGDDAAPDARPLFYVGSRGHHADIGGTTPGSMPPFSTRIEEEGVQIDNVKLVDRGVLREAEMLALLRSGQHPSRNPEQNMADLKAQIAANEKGVQELRKMVGQFGLDVVQAYMRHVQDNAEESVRRVITRLKDGQFTLPLDNGAQIRVAIRVDAAARSAEIDFTGTSPQQENNFNAPTAVCMAAVLYVFRTLVDDDIPLNAGCLKPLQVLIPPGSMLNPNPPASVVAGNVETSTCITNALYGALGVMAAGQCTMNNFTFGNERHQYYETISGGSGAGGLFDAAGRPCGGFDGTSVVQAHMTNSRLTDPEILEFRFPVRLDSYEIRHGSGGAGRWSGGHGGIRRVRFLEAMTASILSNGRRHGAFGMAGGQPGQVGVNRVVRADGRVEPLDHIGSVAMGPGDVFEIHTPGGGGYGAP, encoded by the coding sequence ATGAGCGACCAATCCACTTCCACACCGTCCGCCCGCTGGCAGTTCTGGATCGACCGTGGCGGCACCTTCACCGACGTCGTCGGCCGGCGGCCCGACGGCACCCTGGTCACGCACAAGCTCCTGTCCGAGAACCCCGAGCAGTACCGCGACGCCGCCGTGGCCGGCATCCGCCACCTGCTGGAGTTGCAGCCGGGCGAGCCGATCCGGCCCGACCAGGTCGAGTGCGTGAAGATGGGCACGACGGTGGCGACCAACGCCCTGCTCGAGCGCAAGGGCGAGCCCACCGTGCTGGTCACGACCCGGGGCTTCCGCGACGCGCTGCGCATCGCCTACCAGAACCGCCCGCGCCTGTTCGACCGCCACATCGTGCTGCCCGAGCTGCTGTACGCGCGCGTGATCGAGGCCCGCGAGCGCGTGGCAGCGCAGGGCGAGCTGATCGAGGCCCTGGACGAGGCGCACCTGAGGGAGCAGCTGGCCGCGGCCCACGCCGCGGGCCTGCGCAGCTGCGCGGTGGTGTTCCTGCACGGCTACCGCTACACCGCGCACGAGGCCGCCGCGGCCCGCATCGCGCGCGATGCCGGCTTCACGCAGGTGAGCACTTCGCACGGCACCAGCCCGATGATGAAGTTCGTCAGCCGCGGCGACACCACCGTGGTCGATGCCTACCTGTCGCCCATCCTGCGCCGCTACGTCGAGCAGGTCGCGGCCGAGATGCCGGGCGTGCGGCTGTTCTTCATGCAGTCCTCCGGCGGACTGACCGACGCCCACGCCTTCCAGGGCAAGGACGCCATCCTCTCCGGCCCCGCCGGCGGCATCGTCGGCATGGCGCGGACGGCGGCGCTCGGCGGCCACGCGCGGGTGATCGGCTTCGACATGGGCGGCACCTCGACCGACGTGTCGCACTTCGCGGGCGAGTTCGAGCGCGAGTTCGAGACCCAGGTGGCGGGCGTGCGCATGCGAGCGCCCATGATGAGCATCCACACGGTGGCGGCCGGCGGCGGCTCCATCCTGGAGTTCGACGGCGCGCGCTTCCGCGTCGGCCCGCAGAGCGCCGGCGCCAACCCCGGCCCGGCCTGCTACCGCCGCGGCGGCCCGCTGGCAGTGACGGATGCCAACGTCATGGTCGGCAAGATCCAGCCGCGCCACTTCCCGCAGGTGTTCGGCCCCGGCGCCGACGAGCCGCTGAGCGCCCGGGCCGCCGAGGAGAAGTTCGGCGCCCTCGCGCAACGCACCGGCCGCTCGCCCGAGGAGGTGGCCGAGGGCTTCATCGCCATCGCCGTGCAGCAGATGGCCAACGCGATCAAGAAGATCTCGGTGGCGCGCGGCTACGACGTCACCCGCTACACGCTGCAGTGCTTCGGCGGCGCCGGCGGCCAGCACGCCTGCCTGGTGGCCGATGCGCTGGGCATGACGCGGGTCTTCGTGCACCCGCTGGCCGGCGTGCTGTCGGCCTACGGCATGGGCCTGGCCGACCAGAACGTGATCCGCGAGCAGGCGGTGGAACTGCCCCTGGAAGCGGCGGCGCTGGCCGAGGTCGGGCGGCGGCTCGACGCCCTGGCCGCGGCCGCCAGTGCCGACCTCGAGCGGCAGCAGGTCAGTGCGGGCGCGCTGCGGGTGGCGCGCCGGGTGCACGTGCGCTACCAGGGCAGCGACTCGGCGCTGGTGGTGCCGTTCGGCGACCTGGCGTCCATCCAGGCCGGCTTCGAGGCCGCCTACCGGCAGCGCTTCTCGTTCCTGATGCAGGGCAAGGCGCTGGTGGTCGAGGCGGTGTCGGTGGAGGCGGTGGTGGCCGGCGACGCGCCGGCCGAGCAGCGCCAGCCGGTCCATCCGCCGCGCGAGGTGCCGCGCCGCGAGACGGTGCGCATGTACTCCGGCGGCCAGTGGCACCAGGCTGCGCTGGTAGTGCGCGAGGACCTGCGCCCGGGCGACACCATCGCCGGCCCGGCCATCATCGCGGAGAAGAACGCCACCACCGTCGTCGAGCCGGGCTGGCAGGCCGCCCTCACCGACCTCGACCACCTGGTGCTCGACCGCCGCGTGCCGCGCGCGCTGACCTACGCCGCCGGGACGCAGGTCGACCCGGTGCTGCTGGAGGTGTTCAACAACCTGTTCATGAACATCGCCGAGCAGATGGGCCTGCAGCTGCAGAACACCGCCTACTCGGTGAACATCAAGGAGCGGCTGGACTTCTCCTGCGCGCTGTTCGACGCCGAGGGCAACCTCATCGCCAACGCACCGCACATGCCGGTGCACCTGGGCTCCATGGGCGAGAGCATCAAGACCGTCATCCGCGAGAACCGCGCCACCATGGCGCCCGGCGACGTCTACGTGCTGAACGACCCCTACCACGGCGGCACCCACCTGCCCGACGTCACCGTGATCACGCCGGTGTACGGCGACGATGCCGCGCCGGACGCCCGGCCCCTGTTCTACGTCGGCTCGCGCGGCCACCACGCCGACATCGGCGGCACCACGCCCGGCTCCATGCCCCCGTTCTCGACCCGCATCGAGGAGGAAGGGGTGCAGATCGACAACGTCAAGCTGGTCGACCGCGGCGTGCTGCGGGAGGCGGAGATGCTGGCCTTGCTCAGGAGCGGTCAACACCCCAGCCGGAACCCCGAGCAGAACATGGCGGATTTGAAAGCGCAGATCGCCGCCAACGAGAAGGGCGTGCAGGAACTGCGCAAGATGGTCGGGCAGTTCGGCCTCGACGTGGTGCAGGCCTACATGCGGCACGTGCAGGACAACGCCGAGGAGTCGGTGCGGCGCGTGATCACCCGGCTGAAGGACGGGCAGTTCACGCTGCCGCTGGACAACGGCGCGCAGATCCGGGTGGCGATCCGCGTCGATGCCGCGGCCCGCAGTGCCGAGATCGACTTCACCGGCACCTCGCCACAGCAGGAGAACAACTTCAATGCGCCGACGGCCGTCTGCATGGCCGCGGTGCTGTACGTGTTCCGCACCCTGGTCGACGACGACATCCCGCTCAACGCCGGCTGCCTCAAGCCGCTCCAGGTGCTCATCCCGCCGGGCTCGATGCTCAACCCGAACCCACCCGCCTCCGTGGTGGCCGGCAACGTCGAGACCTCCACCTGCATCACCAACGCGCTCTACGGCGCGCTGGGCGTGATGGCGGCGGGCCAGTGCACCATGAACAACTTCACCTTCGGCAACGAGCGCCACCAGTACTACGAGACCATCTCGGGCGGCTCGGGCGCCGGCGGCCTGTTCGACGCGGCCGGCCGGCCGTGCGGCGGCTTCGACGGCACCAGCGTGGTCCAGGCCCACATGACCAACTCGCGCCTGACCGACCCCGAGATCCTGGAGTTCCGCTTCCCGGTGCGGCTCGACAGCTACGAGATCCGGCACGGCTCCGGCGGCGCCGGGCGCTGGTCGGGCGGCCACGGCGGCATCCGCCGGGTGCGCTTCCTGGAAGCCATGACGGCCAGCATCCTGTCCAACGGGCGCCGGCACGGCGCCTTCGGCATGGCCGGGGGCCAGCCCGGCCAGGTGGGCGTCAACCGCGTGGTGCGCGCCGACGGCCGCGTGGAGCCGCTCGACCACATCGGCTCGGTGGCGATGGGCCCCGGCGACGTGTTCGAGATCCACACGCCGGGCGGCGGCGGCTACGGGGCTCCCTGA
- a CDS encoding catalase, producing the protein MQQTRLTTASGIPVADNQNSLTAGPRGPLLLQDFHLIEKLQHFNRERIPERVVHAKGSGAFGSFTVTHDITRYTRAKLFDAVGKTTDVFLRFSTVGGERGSADTERDPRGFAVRFYTEDGNWDLAGNNTPMFFIKDPIKFPDFVHTQKRDPRTNLKSADMMWDFWSHAPESLHQVTMLFSDRGTPDGYRHMDGFGSHTFSLVNAAGERVWVKWHFKTRQGIRNLSAQEAVRLAGTDPDYAQRDLYDAIRAGDYPRWDVFLQVMTDAERQAWEQRTGWNAFDLTKVWPHKDFPRIPVGVLELNRNPDNYHADVEQAAFSPANVVPGLGYSPDKMLQGRLFAYHDAQLYRVGTNHQNLPVNRPRCPFHNQQRDGAMAVSNGGAAPNYAVVQANGTDARGFGHGDDGWALEGAAGRYDARGTEDDYTQAGNLFRLLPADEQDRLTTNLANALSAVTVPATIERQLAHFTRADPRYGAEVARKLHVQRGGAPVSVVKGAA; encoded by the coding sequence ATGCAGCAGACCCGCCTCACCACCGCATCCGGTATCCCCGTCGCCGACAACCAGAACAGCCTGACAGCCGGGCCGCGCGGCCCCCTCCTGCTGCAGGACTTCCACCTGATCGAGAAGCTGCAGCACTTCAACCGCGAGCGCATCCCCGAGCGCGTCGTCCATGCCAAGGGCTCGGGCGCCTTCGGCAGCTTCACCGTCACGCACGACATCACGCGCTACACCCGGGCGAAGCTGTTCGACGCGGTGGGCAAGACCACCGATGTCTTCCTGCGCTTTTCCACCGTCGGCGGCGAGCGCGGCTCGGCCGACACCGAGCGAGACCCGCGCGGCTTCGCCGTGCGCTTCTACACCGAGGACGGCAACTGGGACCTGGCGGGCAACAACACGCCGATGTTCTTCATCAAGGACCCGATCAAGTTCCCCGACTTCGTGCACACCCAGAAGCGCGACCCGCGCACCAACCTGAAGTCGGCCGACATGATGTGGGACTTCTGGAGCCACGCGCCGGAATCCCTGCACCAGGTGACCATGCTGTTCTCCGACCGGGGCACGCCGGACGGCTACCGCCACATGGACGGTTTCGGCAGCCACACCTTCAGCCTGGTCAACGCCGCCGGCGAGCGCGTCTGGGTCAAGTGGCACTTCAAGACCCGGCAGGGCATCCGCAACCTGTCGGCGCAGGAGGCGGTGCGGCTGGCCGGCACCGACCCGGACTACGCCCAGCGCGACCTGTACGACGCCATCCGCGCCGGCGACTACCCGCGCTGGGACGTCTTCCTCCAGGTGATGACGGACGCCGAGCGCCAGGCCTGGGAGCAGCGCACCGGCTGGAACGCCTTCGACCTCACCAAGGTGTGGCCGCACAAGGACTTTCCGCGCATCCCGGTGGGCGTGCTGGAGCTGAACCGGAATCCGGACAACTACCACGCCGACGTGGAGCAGGCGGCGTTTTCGCCGGCCAACGTGGTGCCGGGCCTGGGCTACAGCCCCGACAAGATGCTGCAGGGCCGCCTGTTCGCCTACCACGACGCGCAGCTGTACCGGGTGGGCACCAACCACCAGAACCTGCCGGTGAACCGGCCCCGCTGCCCGTTCCACAACCAGCAGCGCGATGGCGCGATGGCCGTCTCCAACGGCGGCGCGGCGCCCAACTACGCCGTGGTGCAGGCCAACGGCACCGACGCGCGCGGCTTCGGCCACGGCGACGACGGTTGGGCGCTGGAGGGTGCGGCCGGCCGCTACGACGCCCGCGGCACCGAGGACGACTACACCCAGGCCGGCAACCTGTTCCGCCTGTTGCCGGCCGACGAGCAGGACCGCCTGACCACCAACCTGGCGAACGCGCTGTCCGCCGTGACGGTGCCGGCGACGATCGAGCGCCAGCTGGCGCACTTCACGCGTGCCGATCCCCGCTACGGCGCGGAGGTGGCCCGGAAGCTGCACGTCCAGCGGGGCGGCGCCCCCGTCTCGGTGGTCAAGGGCGCCGCGTAG
- a CDS encoding DUF4142 domain-containing protein yields MVGRRWVWGALAAAGLLLIARGVRAQDPAQAEGPLLIEPNAPSSQEESAVPVLPRKPAESPRKAPPAPAAAVKAEPARRWDGYAAESARTATRLPPDEREARGFLRAAAMHGRLEAEASRLARARGRTPGVLAFSDSVLEYRETADAELQHLLHARGMALPMMDNAQRKALNRLGRSQGAKFDRQYVELVGPEQQRVAVQNYERALAAATDPALKAWIERQLPLLRQQEEAARQLAGGESRRGRADGVRPASWPTERPALR; encoded by the coding sequence GTGGTCGGTCGGCGATGGGTCTGGGGTGCATTGGCGGCGGCCGGGTTGTTGTTGATCGCGCGCGGCGTACGGGCACAGGACCCCGCCCAGGCCGAAGGTCCGCTGCTGATCGAGCCGAACGCGCCGTCTTCCCAGGAGGAGAGCGCCGTCCCGGTCCTGCCCCGCAAACCCGCGGAGTCGCCGCGCAAGGCACCGCCCGCTCCCGCTGCCGCAGTCAAGGCCGAGCCCGCACGGCGTTGGGACGGTTATGCCGCCGAGTCGGCGCGCACGGCGACGCGCCTGCCGCCCGACGAGCGCGAAGCCCGCGGCTTCCTGCGTGCCGCCGCCATGCATGGGCGGCTCGAGGCCGAAGCCAGCCGGCTGGCGCGCGCCCGCGGCCGCACGCCTGGCGTGCTGGCGTTCTCCGACAGCGTCCTGGAATACCGGGAAACCGCCGACGCCGAACTGCAGCACCTGCTGCACGCCCGCGGCATGGCGCTTCCCATGATGGACAACGCCCAGCGCAAGGCGCTCAACCGCCTGGGTCGGTCGCAGGGCGCGAAGTTCGATCGCCAGTACGTCGAGCTGGTCGGGCCGGAGCAGCAGCGTGTGGCGGTCCAGAACTACGAACGGGCGCTGGCCGCCGCGACCGACCCGGCGCTCAAGGCCTGGATCGAGCGCCAGCTGCCGCTCCTGCGCCAGCAGGAGGAGGCCGCACGGCAACTGGCCGGCGGCGAATCGCGCCGCGGCCGCGCGGACGGCGTGCGGCCGGCCTCCTGGCCCACCGAACGCCCGGCCCTGCGCTGA